A region of Anopheles merus strain MAF chromosome 2R, AmerM5.1, whole genome shotgun sequence DNA encodes the following proteins:
- the LOC121590875 gene encoding uncharacterized protein LOC121590875: MERQERAALVFPRGSSMGYLLAIAIPLLVPGRNIYLSHNFEANYGVPSNETQYFLWYQRFKDSGFNITKAIATNRRRRSSATQQPGLSRRYFYDQLEERMQLYGFNATGCMERLICEMSELPLHEHNGVFGDVLSVILRPSSSVREPLPVSYYEAETRGAIEGCHRYRAFCHTDLLGLASIVLMITLYRWLVMLAVLSIALSDGDAPEHDVVKSRQKRIVFPLNAAIGIIFAIAVPLGIPSRNIFMSYNFEGNYNSPQDANVFTEGFGNYIKGIVEPLTAPSVPVEQYGIRKRSAQESVTRPKITPQVTRRQMYKMLQKQLQGQHYHGKKCLKRMICEAAFHPFSEANGVVGDIMQILLSPSTSMDELLPKEYLIAEVAGQNGSCDEYRQDCPKDPLEIWLHFIVPLLVIPFAASENTTDHDGPLQEEGRLLIRGKPVLVYPATAPTRHQLIGGIGVPVHGIPHSVVFGWVLKAQYYLPSVPGNYEPINLENWNESRRAFPDRTRRSIERYEVDNVRIRVEPLPLKDVTNNAAHGDDDYYDEELLDEVSDHEQVVPGEGQKDSDDGEPKDSPGWSETNAHPEDYNVPNGRWMVYKAMEGLSSGYGYGGRACVLRSICEAADVQFTHTGGVFAELLHIMFSPSTTKEPISEHRDNEYFRAEQLGRAGAPCSTLFHECSTSLLDMFSGVHDLHPAASSSFEPR; this comes from the exons ATGGAACGCCAAGAACGTGCCGCTCTTGTGTTTCCCCGGGGCAGTTCAATGGGA TACCTTTTAGCCATCGCCATCCCACTGCTCGTGCCGGGTCGGAACATCTATCTCTCGCACAACTTCGAAGCGAACTACGGTGTCCCATCGAACGAGACGCAGTACTTTCTCTGGTATCAGCGCTTTAAGGATAGCGGTTTTAACATCACCAAAGCGATCGCAACGAATCGACGGCGACGGAGCAGTGCTACTCAGCAGCCTGGGCTGAGCCGACGTTACTTCTACGACCAGCTCGAGGAGCGCATGCAGCTGTACGGGTTCAATGCGACCGGTTGCATGGAGCGGCTCATTTGTGAGATGTCGGAACTGCCACTCCACGAGCATAATGGTGTGTTTGGTGATGTGCTGAGTGTGATCTTAAG GCCATCGTCTTCCGTTCGCGAACCACTGCCCGTGTCGTACTACGAGGCGGAAACGCGAGGAGCCATTGAGGGATGCCACCGATATCGGGCATTTTGCCATACAGATCTGCTCGGACTGGCATCAATTGTGCT GATGATCACCCTTTATCGCTGGCTAGTGATGTTGGCCGTACTGTCGATCGCGCTTAGTGACGGTGATGCCCCAGAGCATGACGTTGTCAAGAGCCGCCAGAAACGTATTGTGTTTCCACTGAACGCTGCTATCGGT ATCATTTTTGCCATTGCTGTACCGCTAGGCATACCGAGCAGGAACATCTTTATGTCGTACAATTTTGAGGGCAACTACAACAGTCCGCAAGATGCCAACGTCTTTACCGAGGGGTTCGGTAACTAC ATAAAAGGTATCGTGGAACCACTCACCGCACCATCCGTCCCGGTAGAGCAGTATGGTATTAGAAAGCGAAGTGCGCAAGAAAGTGTGACTCGGCCCAAGATCACACCGCAAGTAACACGAAGGCAGATGTACAAAATGCTCCAGAAACAGCTTCAGGG CCAACACTATCATGGGAAGAAATGTCTGAAGCGCATGATTTGTGAAGCGGCATTTCATCCCTTCAGTGAAGCTAATGGCGTTGTTGGAGACATAATGCAGATACTGTTAAG TCCCTCGACTTCAATGGATGAATTGCTGCCGAAGGAGTATTTAATCGCGGAAGTTGCCGGACAGAATGGATCGTGCGACGAGTATCGACAAGACTGCCCAAAGGATCCGCTTGAGATT TGGCTACATTTTATCGTCCCCTTGTTGGTGATACCATTTGCCGCCAGCGAGAACACAACCGATCACGATGGCCCGCTGCAAGAGGAGGGACGTCTGCTGATCCGTGGCAAACCTGTGCTAGTGTATCCGGCAACGGCGCCCACCCGTCACCAGCTGATCGGTGGTATCGGTGTGCCTGTGCATGGAATTCCTCACTCGGTCGTGTTTGGCTGGGTGTTGAAGGCACAGTACTATCTACCGAGCGTGCCAGGCAACTATGAGCCGATCAATCTCGAGAACTGGAACGAAAGCCGGCGTGCATTTCCCGATCGTACACGCCGATCGATCGAACGCTATGAGGTGGATAATGTACGCATCCGGGTGGAACCACTGCCGTTGAAAGATGTTACGAACAATGCGGCGCATGGCGACGATGATTACTACGACGAAGAGTTACTGGACGAGGTCAGCGATCATGAACAAGTAGTGCCTGGGGAGGGACAGAAGGACTCTGATGATGGAGAGCCTAAGGATTCTCCGGGCTGGTCGGAAACAAACGCACATCCGGAAGATTATAATGTGCCAAACGGAAGATGGATGGTGTATAAGGCGATGGAAGGTCTTAGCAGTGGATATGGTTATGGCGGTAGGGCCTGTGTGTTGCGGAGCATTTGTGAAGCGGCTGATGTGCAATTTACCCACACCGGAGGAGTGTTTGCGGAGCTGCTACACATCATGTTTAG TCCCTCTACGACAAAAGAACCAATCTCAGAGCACCGGGACAATGAGTACTTCCGGGCAGAACAGTTAGGCCGAGCCGGAGCACCCTGTTCTACGCTATTCCACGAATGTTCCACTTCCCTGCTAGACATGTTCTCCGGTGTGCATGATCTTCacccagcagcatcatcatcgttcgaACCCAGATAA
- the LOC121589349 gene encoding uncharacterized protein LOC121589349, with amino-acid sequence MLAVLSIALSDGDAPEHDVVKSRQKRIVFPLNAAIGIIFAIAVPLGIPSRNIFMSYNFEGNYNSPQDANVFTEGFGNYLFLPSDKRYRGTTHRTIRPGRAVWY; translated from the exons ATGTTGGCCGTACTGTCGATCGCGCTTAGTGACGGTGATGCCCCAGAGCATGACGTTGTCAAGAGCCGCCAGAAACGTATTGTGTTTCCACTGAACGCTGCTATCGGT ATCATTTTTGCCATTGCTGTACCGCTAGGCATACCGAGCAGGAACATCTTTATGTCGTACAATTTTGAGGGCAACTACAACAGTCCGCAAGATGCCAACGTCTTTACCGAGGGGTTCGGTAACTAC TTATTTCTTCCGTCAGATAAAAGGTATCGTGGAACCACTCACCGCACCATCCGTCCCGGTAGAGCAGTATGGTATTAG
- the LOC121588926 gene encoding uncharacterized protein LOC121588926, with amino-acid sequence MARRMELSYVLGVLLLPLGMADFIPWLIVPETAPTRHQLISGIGIPVGTPESITSGWVMKAQYFLPTKVDDLKPQLWDNWNDSRRALARRDLSGLHVPVTQLPIGQAGHERYVVDSVPVREEPLDSSNEEEFDDGDDSYWKEPEDEQILQQSSEDGLRWPAAKEIDPSQLDGYSAEQSRWTTYKAMEKLSEGYGLPGRACVLRSVCESAAAPFTHTGGIFAELLHIVFTPSSTEEPLSEHRDNEYFRAEQLGRTGAPCERIFPECVHSLLDIFTGVHDGETNTMRLLHDEVQAYLMRK; translated from the exons ATGGCACGGCGTATGGAGCTCAGCTACGTTCTCGGAGTGCTGTTGCTTCCGCTCGGGATGGCTGACTTCATACCCTGGCTGATCGTGCCGGAAACGGCCCCAACACGCCATCAGCTGATCAGCGGCATCGGTATCCCCGTCGGCACGCCGGAATCCATCACGAGCGGCTGGGTCATGAAGGCGCAGTACTTCCTTCCCACCAAGGTGGACGACCTGAAGCCACAGCTGTGGGACAACTGGAACGACAGTCGGCGGGCCCTTGCTAGGCGCGATCTTTCCGGGCTGCACGTTCCGGTAACGCAGCTTCCGATCGGTCAAGCGGGACACGAGCGCTACGTGGTGGACAGTGTGCCGGTACGCGAGGAACCGCTTGACAGCTCCAACGAAGAGGAGTTTGACGATGGGGATGACAGTTACTGGAAGGAACCGGAGGATGAGCAAATTTTGCAGCAATCGAGCGAGGATGGGCTGCGGTGGCCGGCGGCCAAGGAAATTGATCCATCCCAGCTCGACGGCTACAGTGCGGAACAGTCCCGCTGGACCACGTACAAGGCGATGGAAAAGTTAAGCGAAGGTTACGGTTTACCGGGCCGTGCGTGTGTACTGcgcagtgtgtgtgagtcCGCGGCGGCTCCGTTTACCCACACTGGCGGTATCTTCGCCGAGCTGTTGCATATCGTTTTTAC CCCCTCAAGCACCGAGGAACCACTGTCGGAGCATCGGGACAACGAGTACTTTCGGGCGGAACAGCTCGGACGTACCGGGGCACCCTGTGAACGTATCTTTCCCGAGTGCGTACACTCGCTGCTGGACATCTTTACCGGGGTGCATGATGGGGAAACGAACACGATGCGATTGCTACACGACGAGGTGCAAGCCTATCTTATGCGGAAGTGA
- the LOC121588945 gene encoding uncharacterized protein LOC121588945, translating into MGASWKALNRETAVKYCACKMKSNFIACLALAACSLEALSVELQPGVMGRLQDRHKRTLVFTSDSATGILFALSVPLLIPDRNIFLAYNFEANYGMPGKASDFTQGVLKKVDNDQIHPEEGEAAEEKRSIRTTASTTATAGFTRKKVYRMIELNLNRHGYDGKKCILRMICELAKHPVRDGNGIVGDLLQLVFTPSGSCNEGLPDEFYHAEESGKRENCAKYSRYCPKDPLEAISLIL; encoded by the exons ATGGGTGCATCGTGGAAG GCACTGAACCGTGAAACAGCAGTGAAATATTGTGCGTGTAAGATGAAATCAAACTTTATCGCGTGTCTCGCGTTGGCCGCATGCTCGCTGGAAGCCCTTTCTGTCGAACTGCAGCCAGGCGTGATGGGGCGACTGCAAGATCGTCACAAGCGAACGTTGGTATTCACATCCGATAGTGCAACTGGG ATCTTGTTTGCTCTTTCCGTACCACTGCTCATACCCGATAGAAATATCTTTTTGGCGTACAATTTCGAGGCAAACTATGGCATGCCCGGAAAGGCGAGCGATTTTACCCAGGGCGTGCTGAAGAAGGTGGACAACGATCAAATACACCCGGAAGAGGGCGAAGCGGCTGAGGAAAAACGGTCAATACGTACcacagcatcaacaacagcaacagcaggatTTACACGCAAAAAGGTATATCGAATGATTGAGCTCAACCTTAATCGGCACGGGTATGACGGAAAGAAGTGTATACTCCGGATGATCTGCGAGCTGGCCAAACATCCGGTGCGCGATGGGAACGGAATAGTCGGTGATCTGTTGCAGCTTGTGTTTAC GCCCTCCGGATCGTGCAACGAGGGACTGCCTGATGAATTTTATCACGCCGAGGAAAGCGGAAAGCGAGAAAACTGTGCCAAGTATAGTAGATACTGCCCCAAGGATCCGTTGGAGGCGATAAGTCTGATTTTATGA
- the LOC121588149 gene encoding uncharacterized protein LOC121588149, producing MKLWPHRKPLALWALLMMWVCCIQANRNESVTREIISTGHGRSKRTLVYTFNSCSGVLFALSIPLVITGRNIFMSYNFEANYNMPTDSTDFTQGILKKGDNDQIHEAEARKTRDISASAAPVPKRFSISRKKVYRTIELNLQRYGFAGKRCILRMICDLAETPLAHENGVLGDVLQLIFTPSLSKDENLPSEFKRAEQLGRDERDCTKYQAHCPTSPIDLVTIGLKR from the exons ATGAAGCTTTGGCCGCACCGGAAGCCCTTGGCGCTTTGGGCATTACTTATGATGTGGGTTTGCTGCATACAGGCGAACAGGAATGAAAGTGTAACGCGGGAGATCATTTCCACCGGGCACGGCCGCTCGAAACGAACGCTTGTGTACACGTTTAACAGCTGTTCCGGG GTCCTATTTGCCCTGTCCATACCGCTGGTAATCACCGGACGGAACATTTTCATGTCGTATAACTTCGAAGCCAACTACAACATGCCGACGGACAGTACGGACTTTACACAGGGCATCCTAAAGAAGGGCGACAACGATCAGATACACGAGGCCGAGGCACGGAAAACGCGTGACATCTCAGCTTCGGCCGCACCCGTTCCGAAACGATTCAGCATTAGTAGGAAAAAGGTCTACCGCACGATCGAGCTGAATCTTCAGCGATATGGATTCGCTGGCAAGCGGTGCATACTACGGATGATATGCGATCTGGCCGAAACGCCACTGGCTCACGAAAATGGAGTGCTCGGCGATGTGCTGCAGTTAATATTTAC aCCATCGCTGTCGAAAGACGAAAATCTGCCGAGTGAGTTCAAACGAGCGGAACAGCTGGGGCGCGACGAACGAGACTGCACCAAATACCAAGCTCACTGTCCGACAAGCCCCATAGATTTGGTTACCATTGGGTTGAAGCGATGA